The genomic window GGTTGAATCTCActataacagtgtgataccagatcaaaccttggcaactcaagtaatttcaactgaaatgttgtcctaaatccattgatggattttgcaaatctttttacaggttaaaaatgagaaggaattcgtctccaggaagctcaaacatgacacgccagttttgctgtctctgtctagatatttaagaagtggagtgagggattcaatcgaccatcttTCCTACtcaagactgtggggagggattcattcggtcatctgaccaactggcatgcccatcattttacacaggagaaaggccgttcaactgctcagacagtgggaatagattcactcggtcatctcaactgaaggtacatcagcaagttcacactgggcaaggccattcacctgttctgtgtgtgagaaacgATTCACTCAgttttcccacctgtggacacaccagtcactTCACaccaggcagaggctggtcatctgctgaatttctgggaaaagattcactcagtcatctgacctaatggctcaccagcgagttcacaccagggagcggccattcacttgctcagtctgtgggaagagattcattaAATCATCCCACctgctgagtcatcagcgagttcacactggggagaagccgttcaactgctcagaatgtgggaagagattcactgagttatccaacctacagaatcatcagcgagttcacactggggagaagccattcacctgctcagaatgcgggaagggattcactcagtcatcccacctgcagagacaccaacgagttcacactggagagaagccgttcacctgctcagtctgtgggaagagcttcACTCACTTATGgaacctacagaatcatcagccagttcacactggagagaggccattcacctgctcagaatgtgggaagggatttactcagtcatccagcctactgagtcatcagcgagttcacacaggggagaggccgttcacctgctcagaatgtgggatgggattcactcagtcatcccacctgcagagacatcagcgagttcacactggggagaagccgttcacctgctcagtctgtgggaagggattcactgattcatccacccggcagaaacatcagcgagttcacactggggagaagtcgttcacctgctcagaatgtgggaagggattcacggaTTCATCctgcctactggtacatcagcgagttcacactggggagaagccgttcacctgctcagaatgtgggaagggattcactcagtcatcccacctgcagagacatcagcgagttcacactggggagaggccattcacctgctcagaatgtgggaagcgattcactcaatcttccaccctacaggcacaccagcgaattc from Hemitrygon akajei unplaced genomic scaffold, sHemAka1.3 Scf000048, whole genome shotgun sequence includes these protein-coding regions:
- the LOC140720962 gene encoding uncharacterized protein; translation: MAHQRVHTRERPFTCSVCGKRFIKSSHLLSHQRVHTGEKPFNCSECGKRFTELSNLQNHQRVHTGEKPFTCSECGKGFTQSSHLQRHQRVHTGEKPFTCSVCGKSFTHLWNLQNHQPVHTGERPFTCSECGKGFTQSSSLLSHQRVHTGERPFTCSECGMGFTQSSHLQRHQRVHTGEKPFTCSVCGKGFTDSSTRQKHQRVHTGEKSFTCSECGKGFTDSSCLLVHQRVHTGEKPFTCSECGKGFTQSSHLQRHQRVHTGERPFTCSECGKRFTQSSTLQAHQRIHTGEKPFTCSVCGKRFTLSFQVLKHQRVHTGERPFACSKCGKRFAGSSNLQRHQRVHTGEKLFTCSGCGKGFPQSSQLLAHQSVHIGEWPLL